CCCGTGTGGTTCAGCTCGTCGCGCTTGAACCAGATGTTGGCGGCCCCGTAGTGGTCGGTCAGGCGCTGGGCCAGATACAGCGGGCTGGGCCGCCCGACGTAGTGAGTCAGATAGTCGTCCAGCTCGGCCTGGAAGGTCGGGTCCGCCTTGCACCGCTCATAGGCGTGGTTCAGCTCCAGCACGAGCGGCATCAGCGTCTCGGCCACGAACCGGCCGCCATAGGGGCCGAACCGGCCCTCGGCGTCGGGCATGGCGTATTCGTTGGGGATGATGGCGTTCACGGGCGACAGCTTTCACGCAGGGGCGTGCCGGAAATGCGGCGGGGAAATGATCAGGCCACGGCCTTCAGGAAGGCCGCGATCCGGGCCGCGTCCTTAACACCGGGCGCACTTTCGACGCCAGAGGACACGTCCAGCAGGGGAGCGCCACTGATCGACGCAGCCTGGGCCGCATTGTCCGGCGTCAGGCCCCCGGCCAGGAACCAGTCGTGGCGGAAGGCCCGGCCCCGCATCATCGTCCAGTCGAAGCTTGCCCCGACCCCGCCCGGCAGGTCGGAGCCCGCCGGTGGCCGGGCGTCGAACATCAGGTGATCGGCATGGTCCTCCCAACCGTCGGCCGCGTCGAGATCGGCGGGCGCGGAGACGGACAGGACCTTGATGATGCCCGCGCCGGTGAGCCGCCGGACCTCATGCGCGCGCGCGACCGTCTCGTGTCCGTGCAGCTGGACGAAGTCGGGCCGCAGATGCGCCCCGATCCGGCTGAGCAGGTCGTCGTCGGCGTCGACGGTCACCGCCACGATCCCGGCCCGGCCGCGCGCCCGTTCGAACAGGGGCCGGGCATCCTCCGGCGTGATGTTGCGCGGACTCCGGGCGAAGAAGACCGCCCCGACATAGGCCGCGCCGTGCTCGAGGGCGGCGTCCAGGGTGTCGGGCGTCGAGAGGCCACAGATCTTCACGCGTGTCATGGGCCGCAGGTGAGGCCTGCACCCCCCGGGGTCAAGCGAGGATCCCGGTCCGATCAGGCGAAGATCGCCTCCACTTCCGCCCCGGTCGCCAGCCGCCAGTCGCCCGGCCCCAGATCCGCGGGCAACACCAGCCCCCCGACGCGTTCGCGGTGCAGGGCCTCGACGTGGTTGCCCACGGCCGCGAACATCCGCCGCACCATGTGATAGCGGCCCTCGGTCACCGTCAGGCGGGCCTCGGTCGGCGACAGGACCTCGAGTTCGGCCGGGGCGAGGGGCTTGTCCTCGCCCTCCAGCACCAGGCCGCCCGCGGCGAACACATCGCCCTCGGTCCCCGCCAGAGGTCGCGCCAGGGTGGCGTGATAGACCTTGGCCACATGGCGTTTGGGCGAGATCACCCGGTGCAGCAGGTCGCCGTCGTCGGTCAGCAGCAGCAGGCCCGAGGTCTGCTTGTCCAGCCGACCGATGGTCGAGATCGCCGGGTCCCGCCGCCGCCAGCGGTCGGGCAGGACGTCATAGACCAGGTCGCCGTCCTCCTTGTGCGAACAGGTCATGCCCAGGGGCTTGTTGAGGATCAGCACGACCCCCGCGGGCGGGTCCAGGGGCCGCCCGTCGACCTGCATCCGCGACGGAAGGTCCGGCGTGACCGCGATCCGTTTCGACACATCGGTCAGGTCGACGCCGTCCAGCACGATGCCCCCGACCTTGCCCAGCCGCGCGATCTCGGACCGCGAGCCGTAGCCCATGGAGCCGAGGAGCTTGTCGACCCGGGCCGTCGGGGTCTTCACTTCACGGCCTCGAACAGTTTGTAGCCACCGCCGTCGGTGATCGGCGTGACCCGACGGAACGCGGTCTTGAGCTCATTTTCGTAGGGCAGGTGCCGGTTGGCGACGAGCCACAGGGTGCCGCCCTTCCTGAGCATCTCGGCCGCCTTCTTGATGAAGGCCTGGCCCAGCCGTCGATCCTCGGCCCCGCCGTCGTGGAAGGGGGGATTGGAGACGATGAAGTCCAGATCGCCCGCGGCCTCGAGGGTGCGGACATCGGCCC
This DNA window, taken from Brevundimonas subvibrioides ATCC 15264, encodes the following:
- a CDS encoding pseudouridine synthase; the encoded protein is MGYGSRSEIARLGKVGGIVLDGVDLTDVSKRIAVTPDLPSRMQVDGRPLDPPAGVVLILNKPLGMTCSHKEDGDLVYDVLPDRWRRRDPAISTIGRLDKQTSGLLLLTDDGDLLHRVISPKRHVAKVYHATLARPLAGTEGDVFAAGGLVLEGEDKPLAPAELEVLSPTEARLTVTEGRYHMVRRMFAAVGNHVEALHRERVGGLVLPADLGPGDWRLATGAEVEAIFA
- a CDS encoding phosphoribosylanthranilate isomerase, with the translated sequence MTRVKICGLSTPDTLDAALEHGAAYVGAVFFARSPRNITPEDARPLFERARGRAGIVAVTVDADDDLLSRIGAHLRPDFVQLHGHETVARAHEVRRLTGAGIIKVLSVSAPADLDAADGWEDHADHLMFDARPPAGSDLPGGVGASFDWTMMRGRAFRHDWFLAGGLTPDNAAQAASISGAPLLDVSSGVESAPGVKDAARIAAFLKAVA